In one window of Verrucomicrobiia bacterium DNA:
- a CDS encoding PmoA family protein, with protein sequence MNLRNALGLLSLFAISSVSQSSEVPIMQALPLPYDQVSFQRDGQEVARYHFGKDLRRPFIYPVIGPAGRSLTRMGHPQDPHGHRHHNSLWITHHDVNGQSFWADANAGQIIHQRVEKLEDSDTEAAVTTINHWVSTNNQVLMIETRRTAVVALPKKEWLLLIDLKFEPKGKDVVFGKTSFGPIGTRMAKTIGVNDGGGLMRNSEGGVNEKEIFWKPAKWVDYSGNITSKAKEGITLMDHPINPGHPCEWHVRNDGWMGASVSFDGPLTIPVGKPLRLRYGLYVHDGVPSSKKLEDQWITFSVLPLADLEPKEK encoded by the coding sequence ATGAATCTCCGGAACGCGCTCGGTCTGCTCAGCCTGTTTGCCATCTCTTCCGTCAGCCAAAGTTCGGAAGTCCCCATCATGCAGGCCCTGCCCCTGCCCTACGATCAAGTCTCTTTCCAGCGGGATGGCCAGGAGGTCGCCCGCTACCATTTCGGCAAGGACTTGCGCCGCCCGTTCATCTATCCGGTCATCGGTCCTGCTGGTCGCTCGCTCACGCGGATGGGCCATCCGCAAGACCCGCACGGTCACCGTCATCACAACTCCCTCTGGATCACGCATCATGACGTGAACGGTCAGTCCTTTTGGGCGGATGCGAATGCCGGCCAGATCATCCATCAACGGGTGGAGAAGCTGGAGGACAGCGATACAGAAGCCGCAGTCACCACCATCAATCACTGGGTCAGCACGAACAATCAGGTGCTCATGATCGAAACACGCCGCACCGCCGTCGTCGCCTTGCCAAAGAAAGAATGGCTGCTGCTCATCGATCTCAAGTTCGAACCCAAGGGGAAAGATGTTGTATTCGGCAAAACCTCCTTCGGCCCCATCGGCACTCGCATGGCCAAGACCATCGGCGTGAATGATGGCGGCGGGCTCATGCGCAATTCCGAGGGCGGTGTGAATGAGAAGGAAATTTTCTGGAAGCCGGCCAAATGGGTGGACTACTCCGGCAACATCACCTCCAAGGCCAAAGAAGGCATCACCCTCATGGATCACCCGATCAATCCCGGGCATCCTTGCGAATGGCATGTGCGCAATGACGGCTGGATGGGAGCCTCAGTCAGCTTCGATGGTCCGTTGACCATCCCCGTTGGCAAACCTTTGCGCCTACGCTATGGGCTTTATGTGCATGACGGAGTGCCCAGCTCGAAGAAGCTGGAGGATCAATGGATAACCTTCTCCGTATTGCCCCTCGCCGATCTCGAGCCAAAGGAAAAGTGA
- a CDS encoding PQQ-binding-like beta-propeller repeat protein — protein MNTGKFLNRSLVVLAGIIALTGSAVAQDWPQWGGNAQRNMYSTAKGLPDKFEPGKFKSGTEEIDMATTKNVKWVAKLGSQSYGNTTVAQGKVFVGTNNDSPRDKQHEGDRSIFMCLDEKSGDLLWQLVVPKLKSGKVNDWESLGILSSAKIEGKYVYLVTSRCEVICLDINGMTDGNDGYKDEAKYVVKDTGKPPAKIGEKDADIVWVYDMMDELGVFPHNASNSSPLIIGDTLYVCTSNGQDWTHVNVPSPLSPSFIALNKKTGALAGEDDAGIGSRLFHGQWTSLSTGKVNGKDLVFAGGGDGWLYALDAKTVKKDDIDILPTVWKFDANLPEYRKVKYPAAEGPSEINGTPVFYKNRVYVAIGQDPEHGEGVGRLVCLDPTKSGDVTGSALIWDYKGAHRSISTVSIDPDTGLLFLGDFSGFVHCLDAETGKLYWTHDMKAHMWGSTMVADGKVYVGDEDGDLVVLGATKEKKVLSECNLGAPVYSTPIIANGVLYISSNTHLYALHDTAKAKPAADQKKKIE, from the coding sequence ATGAATACTGGCAAATTCCTCAATCGTTCTCTGGTTGTGCTGGCGGGCATCATCGCCTTGACCGGCAGTGCAGTTGCTCAAGATTGGCCGCAATGGGGCGGCAATGCGCAACGCAACATGTATTCCACGGCCAAGGGTCTGCCGGACAAGTTCGAACCCGGCAAGTTCAAATCCGGCACGGAAGAGATCGATATGGCCACCACCAAAAATGTGAAGTGGGTGGCCAAGCTCGGTTCACAGAGCTACGGCAACACGACTGTGGCTCAGGGCAAGGTTTTCGTAGGCACCAATAACGACAGCCCGCGTGACAAGCAACACGAAGGAGACCGCTCGATCTTCATGTGCTTGGATGAAAAGTCCGGCGATTTGCTCTGGCAGCTGGTGGTGCCCAAGTTGAAGTCAGGCAAGGTTAATGATTGGGAAAGTCTCGGCATTCTTTCTTCGGCCAAAATCGAAGGAAAGTACGTCTATCTGGTAACGAGCCGGTGCGAAGTCATCTGCCTCGATATTAACGGCATGACGGACGGTAATGATGGCTACAAGGATGAGGCCAAATATGTCGTCAAGGATACGGGCAAACCCCCGGCCAAGATCGGAGAAAAGGACGCGGACATCGTCTGGGTTTACGACATGATGGATGAGTTGGGTGTATTCCCGCACAACGCCTCGAACAGTTCACCGCTCATCATTGGTGACACCCTATATGTCTGCACTTCGAACGGACAGGACTGGACGCATGTCAATGTGCCTTCACCGCTCTCACCCAGCTTCATCGCGTTGAACAAGAAGACCGGCGCGCTGGCTGGTGAAGATGATGCTGGTATCGGTTCCCGTCTTTTCCATGGTCAGTGGACTTCTTTGTCCACCGGCAAAGTGAACGGAAAAGACCTGGTGTTCGCTGGCGGCGGCGATGGCTGGCTGTATGCCTTGGATGCCAAGACGGTTAAAAAAGACGATATCGACATCCTGCCCACCGTATGGAAATTCGATGCCAATCTGCCGGAGTACCGCAAAGTGAAGTATCCGGCAGCCGAGGGTCCCAGCGAAATCAACGGCACACCAGTGTTTTATAAGAACCGGGTTTATGTCGCCATCGGCCAGGACCCGGAGCACGGTGAAGGCGTGGGCCGTCTGGTCTGCCTTGATCCGACGAAATCGGGGGATGTCACCGGCTCGGCTTTGATCTGGGACTACAAAGGTGCGCATCGCAGCATCTCCACGGTGTCGATCGATCCCGACACGGGGTTGCTTTTCTTGGGAGATTTCTCCGGGTTCGTACACTGTCTCGATGCTGAGACCGGCAAACTCTACTGGACGCATGACATGAAGGCCCACATGTGGGGCTCCACGATGGTGGCCGATGGCAAGGTATACGTCGGTGATGAAGACGGCGACCTCGTAGTGCTGGGAGCCACCAAGGAGAAAAAAGTGCTCAGCGAGTGCAATCTCGGCGCGCCGGTTTATTCCACACCCATCATCGCGAACGGCGTTCTCTACATCTCGAGCAACACGCATCTCTATGCCTTGCATGACACAGCCAAGGCGAAACCGGCGGCGGATCAAAAAAAGAAGATCGAATAA
- a CDS encoding PQQ-binding-like beta-propeller repeat protein: MKRHVAFLTGTFAVALSLLSPITSASAAVGGWLNWRGPNQNGTSDERGLPDALDPKKPLWVANFRGQSTPVIADGKLYIMGYIDNGPDLQEGVTCFDAETGKQLWQHLFNDFISDIIYLRYATSAPTIDPETGNVFIQGTQGIFACFTPDGKLLWKHSLMEKLGRMTFPNGRTPSPLIDGDYVITRYITSNWGAQGAAGDRFYAFDKKTGELVWASSPGDRPRDNSFSYPFLSWYKGYRVFYTAVGDGSVACINARTGEPIWRVNLFKAGINATVCVHNNDKVIAVFGTPYEPGQMVALKIPDVMPKPGAAGPVVVERSEVELWSNPGLSSSASSPILAGDRVYLVKEKGELSCVDAKTGKVLWNLQLGIEQRNACPLYADGKLYVPILDDPDTKGDKAGEGTSEAGTKGGFYIIKPSDAEGKIINKVSLDGRCFGSPTAYNGKIYVQTAEKLYCFGKAGNNPGLAKAKAPETWPKPGPATQLQIIPSEVLLYPNQTASFRIRSLDAKGLVVQEGIDPKSVKWESYIPPTALVKAKMDASFNAEGKLATTKDAKMSAGAFEATLGNLKGYIRGRALSGIPIKQDFESFMLSETTTNTVEEPTKFAYPPLPWIGARFRFEVREIDGTKALCKTIENKLFQRGTIFLGDPTMKNYTVQTDIYSEGNRRKMSDAGIIVHRYQILLKGNEQKLEINSNLERLRVPAPEAPPNFRWLPNTWYTLKGRVDTKKDGTGVIRAKAWKRGEPEPEAWTLEVEHKTAHQEGSPGLFSFSPQEMRIYLDNVSVTPNN, encoded by the coding sequence ATGAAACGTCACGTAGCGTTCTTGACTGGAACTTTCGCAGTCGCTCTCTCCCTCTTGTCGCCCATCACCTCCGCCTCGGCTGCAGTTGGCGGCTGGTTGAACTGGCGCGGTCCCAACCAAAACGGCACTTCCGATGAAAGAGGCCTGCCCGATGCCCTGGACCCGAAGAAACCGCTCTGGGTGGCGAATTTCCGCGGCCAATCCACGCCGGTCATCGCCGATGGCAAGCTCTACATCATGGGCTACATCGACAACGGCCCGGATCTCCAAGAAGGTGTCACGTGCTTTGATGCTGAGACGGGCAAGCAGCTCTGGCAGCATCTTTTCAACGATTTCATCAGCGACATAATCTACCTCCGTTACGCCACCTCGGCCCCGACGATCGATCCCGAGACGGGCAACGTGTTCATCCAGGGGACGCAAGGCATCTTCGCCTGCTTCACGCCGGATGGTAAATTGCTGTGGAAGCACTCCTTGATGGAGAAGCTCGGACGCATGACGTTCCCGAACGGCCGCACACCGTCGCCGTTGATCGATGGGGATTACGTCATCACCCGCTACATCACCAGCAACTGGGGCGCGCAAGGAGCTGCTGGTGATCGCTTCTACGCTTTTGACAAGAAGACTGGCGAACTCGTCTGGGCCTCCAGCCCGGGTGACCGTCCGCGTGATAACTCCTTCTCGTATCCTTTCCTCTCCTGGTATAAGGGCTATCGCGTTTTCTACACCGCCGTGGGGGATGGCAGCGTGGCTTGCATCAATGCCCGCACCGGTGAACCGATTTGGCGCGTGAATCTTTTCAAGGCTGGTATCAACGCCACCGTCTGCGTGCATAATAATGACAAGGTCATCGCTGTGTTCGGCACGCCGTATGAGCCGGGCCAGATGGTGGCCCTGAAGATTCCTGATGTGATGCCGAAACCCGGTGCGGCCGGTCCGGTGGTGGTGGAGCGGTCAGAAGTCGAATTGTGGTCCAATCCCGGTCTCTCCAGTTCCGCCAGTTCGCCGATTTTGGCCGGGGACCGTGTGTATCTGGTGAAGGAAAAGGGCGAGCTTTCTTGTGTGGATGCGAAAACGGGCAAGGTGCTGTGGAATCTCCAGCTCGGCATCGAACAGCGCAATGCCTGCCCGCTGTACGCAGATGGCAAGCTGTATGTGCCCATCTTGGATGACCCAGACACCAAAGGTGACAAGGCCGGCGAAGGTACCAGCGAAGCCGGCACGAAAGGCGGCTTCTACATCATCAAACCGTCGGATGCCGAAGGCAAGATCATCAACAAGGTGAGTCTCGACGGCCGCTGCTTCGGCTCGCCGACAGCTTATAACGGCAAAATCTATGTGCAGACCGCCGAGAAGCTGTATTGCTTCGGCAAAGCGGGCAACAACCCCGGCTTGGCCAAGGCCAAGGCCCCCGAAACGTGGCCCAAGCCCGGTCCGGCGACGCAGTTGCAGATCATCCCTTCGGAAGTGCTGCTCTATCCAAACCAGACGGCCTCGTTCCGTATCCGCTCATTGGATGCCAAGGGCTTGGTGGTGCAAGAGGGCATCGACCCCAAATCCGTGAAGTGGGAGTCCTATATTCCGCCGACGGCCTTGGTTAAGGCCAAGATGGATGCCTCTTTCAACGCCGAGGGCAAGCTGGCTACGACGAAGGATGCAAAGATGTCCGCTGGTGCGTTTGAAGCGACCTTGGGCAATTTAAAGGGTTACATCCGCGGCCGCGCATTGAGCGGCATCCCGATAAAGCAGGACTTTGAATCTTTTATGCTGAGCGAAACCACGACGAACACCGTGGAGGAGCCGACGAAGTTCGCCTATCCGCCGCTGCCGTGGATCGGGGCACGCTTCCGGTTTGAAGTACGCGAAATCGACGGCACGAAGGCGTTGTGCAAGACGATTGAGAACAAGCTCTTCCAGCGCGGCACCATCTTTCTGGGGGACCCGACCATGAAGAATTACACCGTGCAGACGGACATCTACAGCGAAGGCAACCGCCGCAAGATGTCGGATGCTGGCATCATCGTCCATCGCTACCAGATTTTGTTGAAGGGCAATGAACAGAAGCTGGAGATCAACTCCAACTTGGAACGTCTGCGTGTGCCTGCCCCTGAAGCGCCGCCGAATTTCCGGTGGTTGCCCAATACCTGGTATACGCTCAAGGGGCGCGTGGATACCAAGAAGGACGGCACAGGTGTTATCCGGGCCAAGGCTTGGAAGCGTGGCGAGCCAGAACCTGAAGCCTGGACCTTGGAGGTGGAGCACAAGACGGCTCATCAGGAAGGTTCGCCGGGGCTGTTCTCTTTCTCGCCTCAGGAAATGCGCATCTATCTCGACAACGTCAGTGTGACCCCCAACAATTAA
- a CDS encoding response regulator produces the protein MGAKLKILSVEDNPLDSELIGRALERGSLAAEMVRVETPESFQEQLHSRPPDIILADYALPRFSGSAALQLTRAHSPDLPFIFVTGSLGEELAIETLKQGATDYVMKERLDRLVPAIQRALQEMSERQARREAEQALRQSEELYRKLVENARDGIFTLTPEGHVSSVNNACETMSGWTREQCLGKTFIEFIHPENLSAAKDWIQQTLSGKNPPPIELRLQANHGAGYVTLEVTSTVIRDAEMVTGILCIARDVTERRHLEEQLRQAQKMESIGQLAGGVAHDFNNLLTVIHGHAALMLGDVEFHSKHHEALREVARASDRAASLTRQLLAFSRKQPMQVREVDLNEAVSDITRMLQRVLGEPITLHCEYSPSIPSVKADQSMLEQVIMNLAVNARDAMPKGGTLTLRTHKVIRRSITSTDLTEAHDGSYVCLTAQDTGTGIPPEILQRIFEPFFTTKEPGKGTGLGLATVYGIMKQHGGWVDVQSTLGHGTSFTIYLPASTTPATAKEEKKIATKMASGNECVLLVEDEVAVRNLCRRLLERLGYTVLEAENGVAALEVWKKEKERIELLLTDMVMPEGMTGHELAETVRQDKPKLPVVLSTGYSPDTLSEQNLGEIGIHFLSKPYSPNQLADILRRALGKPDVK, from the coding sequence ATGGGAGCCAAACTTAAGATACTTAGTGTCGAGGATAATCCGCTCGATTCGGAACTGATCGGACGTGCATTGGAGCGTGGTTCGCTTGCCGCTGAGATGGTACGCGTAGAGACTCCTGAATCATTTCAGGAGCAGCTCCACAGCCGGCCGCCGGATATCATCCTGGCGGACTATGCTTTGCCGCGTTTTTCGGGATCAGCAGCCCTTCAGTTAACCCGCGCACATTCTCCAGATCTTCCCTTCATTTTCGTCACAGGCTCCCTGGGGGAGGAACTGGCGATAGAGACCTTGAAACAGGGCGCGACCGACTATGTGATGAAGGAACGCCTTGATCGCCTGGTCCCCGCCATCCAACGCGCCTTGCAGGAGATGTCAGAACGCCAGGCGCGCCGTGAAGCCGAGCAGGCTCTCCGCCAATCGGAAGAACTTTATCGCAAACTGGTGGAGAACGCGCGCGACGGAATCTTTACCCTCACTCCGGAGGGCCACGTCAGCTCTGTGAACAACGCGTGTGAGACAATGTCCGGATGGACGCGCGAGCAATGCCTCGGCAAGACTTTCATCGAGTTCATCCATCCTGAGAATTTGTCGGCGGCAAAGGATTGGATACAGCAGACTTTATCGGGGAAAAACCCGCCTCCGATAGAGTTGCGGCTGCAGGCCAATCACGGCGCAGGGTACGTGACTTTGGAAGTGACGAGCACGGTTATCCGTGATGCGGAAATGGTGACTGGTATTTTATGCATCGCGAGGGATGTGACCGAACGCCGCCATCTGGAAGAGCAGTTGCGGCAGGCGCAGAAGATGGAATCCATCGGCCAGCTGGCCGGCGGAGTGGCCCATGATTTCAACAATCTCCTGACCGTGATACATGGGCACGCCGCGCTGATGCTCGGAGATGTCGAGTTCCATTCCAAACATCATGAAGCGTTGCGGGAGGTAGCGCGCGCCTCTGATCGCGCAGCCAGCCTCACACGCCAGTTGCTGGCCTTCAGCCGCAAGCAACCGATGCAAGTCCGGGAAGTGGATTTGAATGAAGCGGTCAGCGACATCACCCGCATGCTACAGCGTGTGCTTGGTGAACCCATCACGCTTCACTGCGAATACAGCCCTTCCATACCTTCCGTGAAAGCTGACCAGTCAATGTTGGAACAGGTGATCATGAATCTCGCCGTCAATGCGCGGGACGCCATGCCGAAAGGCGGCACACTGACCTTGCGCACACACAAGGTCATCCGTCGCAGCATCACTTCCACCGATTTGACGGAAGCGCATGACGGCTCGTATGTTTGTCTGACAGCTCAAGATACCGGCACGGGCATTCCGCCGGAGATCCTGCAACGCATCTTCGAGCCTTTCTTCACGACCAAGGAGCCGGGCAAAGGAACTGGTCTGGGGCTGGCCACTGTCTACGGCATCATGAAACAGCACGGTGGCTGGGTGGATGTGCAATCCACATTGGGCCATGGCACCTCTTTCACCATTTATCTGCCTGCCAGCACCACACCGGCAACAGCCAAGGAAGAGAAAAAAATCGCCACTAAAATGGCGTCCGGCAACGAGTGTGTCTTGTTAGTGGAAGATGAAGTGGCCGTCCGCAACCTGTGCCGCCGACTGCTTGAACGTCTGGGCTACACTGTGCTGGAAGCCGAAAACGGTGTTGCTGCCCTGGAAGTGTGGAAAAAAGAAAAAGAACGCATCGAGCTTCTGCTTACCGACATGGTCATGCCCGAAGGCATGACAGGACATGAACTGGCTGAAACCGTCCGGCAGGACAAACCAAAACTCCCGGTCGTTCTCTCCACGGGCTACAGCCCGGACACACTCAGCGAACAGAACCTAGGCGAGATCGGCATTCACTTTCTGTCCAAGCCTTACTCGCCCAATCAACTTGCAGACATTCTCCGCCGGGCGTTGGGCAAGCCCGATGTAAAATAA
- a CDS encoding aldehyde dehydrogenase family protein, whose protein sequence is MSSVPHIPVIRLGRNYESLDKIEIKNHSTGEVIATVSSVNAGIIRKDFKKIGESRAALKKFTVKQLIELSAKAGDLFLNGTLPFGDKGHTQTPQQYIETLSLTSGLPYVMVKRNMAKVHYALTHLDVILNGLSRGLDLSILDNGTGEQFGTKLSFFPTAAALGLVMPSNSPAVNSLWLPAIALKTPVVIKPGKEEPWTPYRLIQAFIAAGVPAEAFGFYPTDHEGAGEILKTCGRALIFGDKNTTAQYANNPAIQLHGPGWSKIIVGEDCIENWRDYIDVMVGAISDNGGRSCINASAIVVPKYGAEIADAIAQKLGPVKPTKPDDEKARLSGFANVKMADFIDAQIEDGLKTPGATDVTAKYRDGSRKVVFEGGTYMRPTVVLCDSFQHPLANKEFLCPYASVVQVPQKDVLHQIGYSLAVSAITKDQKFIDEAMAFPEIERLNIGPLSTMAISWDQPHEGNMFEFLWRRRSIEKAW, encoded by the coding sequence ATGAGTTCCGTTCCGCATATCCCCGTCATCCGTCTCGGCCGTAACTACGAGAGTCTCGACAAGATCGAGATCAAGAACCACTCGACTGGCGAAGTCATCGCCACCGTATCGAGTGTGAATGCGGGCATCATCCGCAAGGATTTCAAGAAGATCGGCGAAAGCCGTGCTGCTTTGAAAAAGTTCACGGTGAAGCAACTCATCGAACTTTCGGCCAAGGCAGGTGATCTTTTCTTGAATGGCACGCTGCCGTTCGGTGACAAGGGCCACACACAAACGCCACAGCAATACATCGAGACGCTGAGCCTCACCAGCGGTTTGCCATACGTGATGGTGAAACGAAATATGGCGAAGGTGCATTACGCGCTGACGCACTTGGATGTGATCCTGAACGGTCTCTCTCGCGGACTGGATCTAAGCATCCTGGATAACGGCACCGGCGAACAGTTCGGCACGAAGCTCTCGTTTTTCCCGACTGCAGCAGCGCTGGGCCTCGTGATGCCGAGTAATTCACCCGCAGTGAATTCGCTGTGGCTTCCAGCCATCGCCCTCAAGACTCCCGTGGTCATTAAGCCGGGCAAGGAAGAGCCTTGGACGCCGTATCGTTTGATTCAAGCGTTCATCGCGGCAGGAGTTCCGGCGGAAGCATTTGGTTTCTATCCAACAGATCACGAAGGAGCAGGGGAGATTCTCAAGACCTGTGGTCGTGCCCTCATCTTCGGTGACAAGAACACCACGGCGCAGTATGCGAACAATCCGGCCATCCAGTTGCATGGTCCGGGCTGGAGCAAGATCATCGTGGGCGAAGATTGCATCGAGAACTGGCGTGATTACATCGACGTCATGGTCGGTGCCATCTCGGATAACGGTGGCCGTTCCTGCATCAATGCTTCGGCGATTGTCGTGCCGAAATACGGCGCGGAGATCGCGGATGCCATCGCACAAAAGCTCGGTCCGGTGAAGCCTACCAAGCCGGATGATGAGAAGGCGCGCCTGTCCGGTTTCGCGAATGTGAAGATGGCGGATTTCATCGACGCGCAGATCGAAGATGGTCTCAAGACACCGGGTGCTACGGATGTCACGGCGAAGTATCGCGATGGTTCGCGCAAGGTGGTGTTCGAAGGTGGCACATATATGCGCCCGACGGTGGTGCTGTGCGATTCCTTCCAGCATCCTCTGGCGAACAAAGAGTTTCTCTGCCCTTACGCGAGCGTGGTGCAAGTGCCGCAGAAGGATGTGCTGCACCAGATCGGCTACAGCCTTGCGGTGAGTGCGATCACGAAAGACCAGAAATTCATCGATGAAGCGATGGCGTTCCCCGAGATCGAGCGCTTGAACATCGGGCCGCTTTCGACGATGGCCATCTCATGGGATCAGCCGCACGAGGGTAATATGTTCGAGTTCCTATGGCGTCGTCGCTCGATCGAAAAAGCGTGGTAA
- a CDS encoding iron-containing alcohol dehydrogenase, protein MTSQAAFDFQPRTRLVYGVNTVDRVGELAAELGGKRILLVTDGGIVKAGHAQRVTDSLRKHAESVVIYDKVHENPTTKDVDLCLAVAREAKVDLIVGLGGGSSMDTAKGANFLLTNGGQMKDYWGVGKATKPMLPLIAIPTTAGTGSECQCAALIADEETHNKMACLDPKAAAKVAILDPALTVSMPPRVTAFTGIDAIAHAVETAVTKKRNPFSLMYSFGAFRLLVPSLPRVLSNPDDVEARGRMLLGAAYAGIAIENSMLGAAHSAANPLTAHFNIVHGQAVGMMLPLIVRFNAAEPEALQAYAELASNAELAKLKDGKEQALEALIARLDALLNLSKMPRTLGECGVTADDLSLLSEEAAKQWTANFNPRAITAADFKKLYEQGFERRSDGDQG, encoded by the coding sequence ATGACCAGCCAAGCCGCTTTTGATTTTCAGCCCCGCACACGCCTCGTCTATGGTGTGAACACGGTGGACCGCGTGGGTGAACTTGCGGCCGAACTGGGCGGCAAGCGCATCCTGTTGGTGACGGATGGCGGCATCGTGAAGGCTGGTCATGCTCAACGTGTGACAGACAGCCTGCGCAAACACGCGGAGTCCGTGGTCATCTACGACAAGGTCCATGAAAATCCTACGACGAAGGATGTGGACCTGTGTCTCGCGGTCGCCCGTGAAGCCAAGGTGGATCTGATCGTGGGCCTTGGCGGTGGCAGCTCCATGGATACGGCCAAGGGCGCGAACTTCCTGCTGACCAATGGCGGCCAGATGAAAGATTATTGGGGCGTAGGCAAGGCAACGAAGCCGATGCTGCCGCTCATCGCGATTCCCACCACAGCAGGCACAGGCAGTGAATGTCAATGTGCGGCACTCATCGCGGATGAAGAGACGCATAACAAGATGGCGTGCCTAGACCCGAAGGCGGCGGCGAAAGTGGCCATCCTTGATCCTGCTCTGACAGTTTCCATGCCGCCGCGCGTGACGGCATTCACGGGCATTGATGCGATCGCTCATGCGGTGGAAACGGCGGTGACGAAGAAGCGAAATCCGTTTTCGCTCATGTATTCTTTCGGTGCCTTCCGGTTGCTGGTGCCGAGTCTGCCACGGGTGCTTTCCAATCCGGATGACGTGGAAGCGCGCGGGCGCATGTTGTTGGGTGCCGCTTATGCCGGTATCGCGATCGAGAACAGCATGCTGGGGGCGGCGCATTCGGCGGCGAATCCGCTCACGGCGCATTTCAACATCGTGCACGGGCAAGCGGTGGGCATGATGTTGCCGCTCATCGTGCGGTTCAATGCCGCGGAGCCGGAGGCATTGCAGGCTTATGCGGAGTTGGCTTCCAATGCAGAACTGGCCAAGTTGAAGGATGGCAAAGAGCAGGCCTTGGAAGCGCTCATTGCACGGCTGGATGCCTTGCTGAATCTTTCCAAGATGCCGCGGACTTTGGGTGAATGCGGCGTGACGGCGGATGATCTGTCTTTGCTATCGGAGGAGGCGGCGAAGCAGTGGACTGCGAATTTCAATCCGCGTGCGATCACCGCAGCGGATTTTAAGAAGCTTTACGAACAGGGATTTGAGCGGCGGAGTGATGGCGACCAGGGGTAA
- a CDS encoding EI24 domain-containing protein, whose product MSKLKEFTAGFRCHLRGHRLVMTHKLWRFIIIPGLLSLLYFPFVIWATFHGLRPVSRYLHENWIPGFLQSAFTLEILTLMVWLLGVYAGFMLFRNAIMVICSPLLSHISEIVEKVSGGVEAPKFTWEGTGKEIFRASVLSLLSLTISLIVFVFCLVIGIIPLLGAVVSFLIMSLVQMYLAGVGFADPALERRQYSIGSTLKFTRKHRPRLMGVGLGFLMLLAVPVFGWFIAPSYGVIAGTLAVLDLIEEEKKNRKPPVMPI is encoded by the coding sequence ATGAGCAAATTGAAGGAATTCACGGCCGGATTTCGCTGCCATTTGCGTGGGCACCGGCTAGTAATGACGCATAAGCTCTGGCGCTTCATCATCATCCCCGGCTTGCTAAGTTTGCTCTATTTCCCTTTCGTAATCTGGGCAACATTTCATGGATTAAGACCCGTCTCCCGCTACCTGCACGAAAACTGGATACCAGGTTTTTTGCAGTCTGCCTTCACTTTGGAAATTCTGACTCTCATGGTTTGGCTGCTCGGCGTTTACGCAGGATTCATGCTGTTCCGCAACGCCATCATGGTAATCTGCTCACCTTTGCTCAGTCATATTTCCGAGATCGTGGAAAAAGTCTCTGGTGGTGTAGAAGCACCGAAGTTCACTTGGGAAGGCACCGGGAAAGAGATTTTTCGCGCCAGTGTCCTTAGCCTTTTATCTCTGACCATATCCCTCATCGTCTTCGTATTCTGTCTCGTCATCGGCATCATTCCGCTATTAGGTGCTGTCGTTTCGTTCCTCATCATGAGCCTGGTCCAGATGTATCTCGCAGGCGTAGGTTTTGCCGATCCTGCATTGGAGCGTCGCCAATACAGCATTGGCAGCACACTGAAATTCACCCGCAAGCATCGCCCGCGATTGATGGGTGTGGGCCTTGGTTTCTTGATGCTGCTGGCAGTCCCCGTCTTCGGCTGGTTCATCGCTCCCAGCTACGGCGTCATCGCCGGAACCCTCGCAGTCTTGGATTTAATAGAAGAAGAAAAGAAGAACCGCAAACCGCCTGTTATGCCCATCTGA
- a CDS encoding MarR family transcriptional regulator: MKAVPQKMDAETKAVDSPGRRRLPPLLRRAWYGLNQAFRRRISHTGATPDQFTAMRSLLEGDPKGMTQCQLTEAMSSDPNTIASLLERMEKAGWVERKRHETDRRAYRIKLKPAGKKKYEELRLLAVELQTDILSALPEERREAFLEELDRVAEACRDAAESSLSRG; encoded by the coding sequence ATGAAAGCTGTTCCGCAAAAAATGGATGCCGAGACCAAGGCTGTAGATTCACCAGGGCGACGGCGCCTGCCTCCCCTGCTCCGCCGGGCTTGGTATGGTTTGAATCAGGCATTCCGCCGCCGCATATCCCACACGGGTGCCACCCCGGATCAATTTACCGCCATGCGCAGCCTGTTGGAAGGCGATCCGAAGGGCATGACCCAATGCCAGCTCACGGAAGCGATGAGCAGCGATCCCAACACCATTGCCTCGCTGCTGGAGCGCATGGAAAAAGCTGGATGGGTGGAACGGAAACGGCACGAAACCGACCGCCGCGCCTATCGCATCAAGCTCAAACCGGCTGGCAAAAAGAAATACGAGGAGCTGCGGCTGCTTGCCGTTGAACTGCAGACGGACATCCTCTCCGCCCTGCCCGAAGAGCGGCGCGAAGCCTTTCTCGAGGAGCTGGACAGGGTGGCGGAGGCGTGCCGTGACGCGGCTGAATCTTCCTTGTCTCGCGGTTAA